The Pseudodesulfovibrio sp. S3 nucleotide sequence CCTGGGGGCCGCCGAAGTTCTCGTCGAACAGGGTATTGGCCATGAAGGCGTTGATCTTGGAGAAACGGCGGTCGGTCAGGGAGAATTCGCCCAGCCGGTTGGCCCCCTCGTCCAGGGTGAGCTGTTTGGCCACGAATTCCGCGCCGGTCTTGGCTTCGGTTTTGACGGCGATGCCCCTTTCAAAGGTCAGGCGAACGCCTTCCACGAAGTTCCCGGAGCGGAAGGAGGGCTGGTCTGCATAGTAAATGCCCTCGGTGCCCCGCCAGTCCGGAGAAAGGAAAATCTCGAAGGAGGGGATGTTGTGGCCGGAGACGCCGAGCCAGCGGCGATCCTTGCCGGGCACCACTGTCAGATCGGTGTGTTCGGATTTGATGTTGAGGTGTTCGATGGCGAGGCTGTTGAGCCACGCCTTGACCTTTTCGGCTTCGTTGAAGATTTCGGCCCAACGGGCGGGCGGGTTGTCGTCGTCCAGGTAACAGGCCTTGACCACCTGGGCCTTGAACTCGTCCATGGTCAGCTTGGCCGCCTCGGCCAGGGCCTTGGTGGGGTAGATGCACAGCGTCCAGCCGAAGTCACCGGTCTGTTCCCGCACTTCCATGATCTCGCGCATGAATTTGCGGGCCACGGCGGCCTGGCCGATTCTTTTCGAGTCCACATCCTGGAGGTGGGTCAGGGACGCCGGGGCGATGAGTGAGATCAGCCCGTTCAGGCTCTCGGCGAATTCCTTGTCTCCGGCAGGAATGTCCGTGAGCTGGGCCTCGGTTCCCTTGCCGTAGAAGGAAAGCTCCATGTTGGCGGTCATGTTTTGGCGCGGGATCGGGTTGATGCCTTTTTCAATGAGCATATCGAACATGGTCTCGGCCAGGGGCAGGGCATCGGCATCAAAGCGCAGCAGTACGAAATCACCCGGTGCATAGGATTTGGTCCGGGCGGTGGTCAGACCCCACCACAGGGTCTCTGCATATTTTTTCAATTCTTCCTTGGTGAACATATGGGTACCTCGCGTGGTTAATGATCGGTTTTGGTCAGGGCAGGGTAAACGACTCCGGGGCGTATCACAACCCAACTTTACCTGCCCTCGTTTTGGTAGGAGATATGAAAAGAGATATCATGTCTTGACACTGGACGCGCCTGAATATATCAGCAAATTCGTGCCCGGTCTTCCGAGGCAGGATTCGTACATTGAACTGGCGCGCTGAACCGATTTGCGACCGCAAACCACAGGCGCGAAAAAAAACAGTCTCGCATCAGGCGGGCATCCCAAATTATTTCTGGAGGAAAAAATGGGCTACACTATTACTATCGACACCGACAAGTGCACCGGCGACGGCGAATGCGTGGACGTTTGCCCCGTTGAAGTTTACGAGCTTCAGGACGGCAAAGCCGTGGCAGTCAACGAAGACGAATGTCTTGGTTGTGAATCTTGCGTCGAGGTTTGTGAATCCGACGCAATCACTGTCGAAGAGAACTAGTCTTTACGTTCTGACATGGTTTCGGGAGTGGCGGTTATTCGCCGCTCCCGTTCCATTTTCCGGCTGAGGATGACACCTGAATGCATCTATGCCGAGCTGAAATCAGGACCGTGTCAACGAGAGTATGGCCAGGTTCTGTTTTTCTTCGCGTCCCGTAGTGTTCTAGCCGGAGTTCAAGCCGCAACCGTCGTTCGATGACGTCTTCATTTTCGAGCACGATCTGCCCGGTTTTCTTCCCCTGTACGGTTGACGGCACCAAATCACGACTTAATTGATCTGAGCACAAACCACCTTTGGGCGGCAGTTCAGCCGAACCGGACCAGGAGCAATAGAATGGCCCTTGATTTTACGGAATATTTCAAAAAATATGAAGCCATCGTGGCCGATGTCGATGCCGTTTTCAAGAAATTCGAAAACGATATGCCGGACCTGGTTCGATGCGGCAAAGGATGCAGCGATTGCTGCTACGCCTTGTTCGATGTCACTTTGGTGGAAGCCATGTACATCAATGCCAAGTTCAATGAAAAATTCTCCGGCCTGGAGCGGTCCGCCATACTGAATCGCGCCGACGCGGCAGACCGCCAGATCTACAAGCTCAAGCGCAAGGTCTTCAAGGCAAGCCAGGAAGGACAGCCCACCAACGACATCCTGTTGGAAGTGGCCAAGGCCCGTGTGCGGTGTCCCCTGCTGGATGATAACGATCTCTGCTCCATCTATGAAAACCGTCCCATCACCTGCCGCTTGTACGGCGTGCCCACTTCCATCGGCGGCGAGGCGCATACCTGCAACAAGGCGGGCTTCAAGGGGGGAGAGAAGTATCCCACCGTGAACATGGACATCGTCCTGGACAAGCTGCTCGCCATAGGCAAGGAGCTCCGGGTGGGCATCGGTTCCCGGTTCAAGGAATTGGGCGAAATGCTGTTGCCGGTCTCCATGGCCATTGTCACCGAGTATGACGAGCAGTACCTGGGCGTGGAAGCTCTCAAATCTCCCTTTGTTCAAACCTCTCCCGATGAGCAGGAGCAGCCCAAGGAAATCATCGCCCCCGATGCGCCCAAGTCTGCGGCCTGTGCCACCTGTACCGAAAGCAAGTCGTCCTGTGAAAGCTGTGGCGAATCCATAGTGCTCGGCGGCAAGGACTAACCATGACCAAGACCGTCAATTACGAGGATATGCCTGCCCATGAGGTCGAATCCCGCAAGCAGTACATGTACGACAAGATGTCGCCGCGGCGGCGCAAGTTCGTGGACCGCATGGGATATGAGAACTGGGACCCGTTTCAGGCACCGTTCGATCCCATCGACATCCGCCAGGACAAGACCGGATTCACCTCTTCCCAGCTTTCCCAGCTTTTTATCAGGGACTCAGGCAGGCACGCCAATCAGGAGTTCATTGACCAGGTCAACGAATTCAATGTCATGATGGTCATGAACTTTGAAAAGGTCCGCCCGGTCTACGAGTTTTGCCTCTGGTATGCAGAGCACTGCAAGAAACACGGCGTCGAGCCATAAAGCGTAAGGATATCGACATGGAACATTTCGAGAATGTTGACGAGTACATTGCCGACCTCAAGGCCAAGCTGCAGGCCAATCCCTCGTGCGGAAACACCCATTACAATCTGGGCGTGGCCTATCTTTCCCGCCGTGATTTCGTTGAGGCCGAACGGGAATTTCTCGATGCAGTGGCCCATTCCCCGCGCATGGCCGAGGGCTACGTGCAGCTTGGCGGCATCGCCCTGCAGCGCGATGACCTCGAGTCCTGTCTGAACTACAACATCCAGGCGACCCAGCAGCGTCCGTTCTTTGCCGTGCCCTGGGGCAACATCGGATTCGTGCTCATGCAGCAGGGCGAGAACGACAAGGCGCACAAGGCCCTCAAGAAAGCCCTGAAACTCGATCCCGAGTTTGCCCAGGCCCAGGCCACCATGTCGAGCCTGCTCATAACCATGGGCGAGTATGAAGATGCGGACAAGCTGCTCAAGAAGATCCTGAGCCAGCACGCTCATTTCGGCCCGGCCTGGAACAACAAGGCCATTGTCGACGCCCATTTTGAAAAATGGGATGACGCTGCCAAATGTATTGCCAAGGCAGAGGAATCCGGTTTCGACGTACCCGAGGAATTTAAGAAGGAAGTTGCGGAGAAAAACAAATAGGAATTATTCCTGTTGTCACGCTTCCGGGAATGCTTATATATGAGGGACCGTCAATGTGGCGGTTCCTTTTTTCTTTGGAGGAGTTGTCATGTCTCGATTCCGTAGTGCCAAAAAGAAGATCCGTGAAATCCTGGCCGGCAGCGATTGGCAGGCCCGACTTTCGGAACTTGATGAATATCGTCCGGGCGACATCGTGCCGCCGTTGTTGAACCTGCGTCTGGACAAGGACGAGGCCGTGCGCTGGCGTTCGGCCACGGCCTTTGGCCTGACCGTGGGGCGCATGGCCGAGGCGTCCATGGAAAAGGCCCGTGTGGTCATGCGCACGCTCATGTGGCACATGAATGAGGAGTCCGGCAACCTGGGCTGGGGAATTCCCCATTTCATGGCCGAGGCCATGGTCAACAACCGGAAGGTGGCCAAGGAATTTCACAAGATTCTGGTTTCCTACATCTTTTGTGATGCCGAGTGCGACGGTAATTTCCTGGATCACCCCGAACTGCGCCGGGACGTGTATTGGGGGCTGGCGAGACTGGCCGGAGTCCGGCCCGAACTGGTGGCCCATGGCGAACGCTTCCTGATGGTCGGGCTGGACGACCCGGACGCCCACAACCGCGCCTACGCCGCCTGGGTGCTCGGGGAGATCAAGGCCGCGGGCGCAAGGGACAAGCTGGAAACGCTCAAGGACGACGGCGCCGAAATCCGCACGTTCAGGAACGGCGAGATCGTGGACACAACGGTAGGGCGGATGGTGTGCGAGGCCCTTGAAGGTGTCGGCTAAGTGTTTTGTCAAATAACAAAACAAAGCCGCCCAACTGGGCGGCTTTGTTTGTTTACGGCTTTTTTTGTTACAGATAATACTGCCTGAATTCTTCGCTCGGCTCAATGTCGGCATAGACATACAGGGATACGCCGTAAGGGTCGAGGGTGCAGAACCCCCGGTCGCCCCAGGGGTGGTCTTCCAGGGGCATGATGATGGGCAGACCTGCCGCGTTCAGTCGCTCAAAAGTTTCATTCACCAGAGTTGGTGTTTCCAGGCGCAGGTTGTAGATGAGGCCGCCTTGGTATTCGGCGTGTTCCGGGCTTTGCGGCTGCATGAATTGGAGGGTGGGGCCGCCCTTGCCCAGTTCGAAGTTGATGTACCAGCCGCAGTCGAAGAACAATCTGCCGTCCAAGTGGGTTGGGTAGAACGAACGGGCCGGGTCCAGGTCCTTGACGATGATGCAGGGGGATATGTTGTTCGGTTTCATGATGTCTCCTGAAGGGATTGATTACGGTTTGATGGCCAGGTGATTCTGTACACCAGGCAGCCGTTCTTTCATACCCCTTAATGAGAGATGGAACAGCGGTCGGGACGGATGGCGTTTTGATGAAAGGGGAGCGCCTTTAAAAAAACAAAAAAAACCACAACACATGCTTGACAACTCACCGTCTCCAATATAGTTATGCACTCCGCTTCGACGAGAAGGCGCGTAGCTCAGGGGGAGAGCATTTGCTTGACGTGCAAAGGGTCGTGGGTTCAAATCCCTCCGCGCCTACCAGAACATCCCCGGAAGGGAGGCCTCAGTGCCTCCCTTTCATTATTTAGAGCTTCCGGCGACGTGCCGGGCAAAGGAAAGAAGAAGTGCAGATAGAAGTCTCAGGCAAACAGGTTGAATTGGCCGAGGGCGCGACTTGCGCCGATGCCCTGCAAGAGGGGCTGTCCAAGAAGCAGTTCAAGAACGTTGTCGCCGCCAGGTGCGAAGACGCCGTCATTGATCTGTCCACCGTTGTTTCCGAGACCTGCACTACCATCGAGCCCGTCTTCGCGGACAGCGAAGAGGGGCTGAAAGTCATCCGCCACTCCGCTGCCCACCTCATGGCAGAGGCTGTCAAGAAGCTCTTTCCCACCGCCAAGGTGACCATCGGTCCGTCCATCACCGACGGATTCTACTACGATTTCGACTATGAGCGTCCGTTCACGCCCGAGGACCTGGAAGCCATCGAAAAAGAGATGCTTTCCTCGGTGGGCGCGAACAAGGACTTTGTCCGCACCACCATGTCCGCTGTCGATGCCAAAAAGCTTTTTTCAGACATGGGCGAGACCTACAAGCCCGAAATCATGGACGACCTGGGCGGTGACGAATTCTCCATCTACACCCACGGTGATTTCGCTGATCTGTGCCGTGGTCCGCACGTGGCCCGTACCGGCATGATCAAGGCGTTCAAGCTGCTTTCCGTGGCCGGAGCCTACTGGCGCGGCGACGAGAAGAACAAGCAGCTCCAGCGCATCTACGGCACGGCCTGGCAAGATCCCAAGGCGTTGAAGCAGTACCTCACTCGCCTGGAGGAAGCCAAGAAGCGCGATCACCGCAAGCTCGGCAAGCAGCTCGACCTGTTCTCCTTCAGCGACGAAGTCGGTCCGGGTATGTCCCTTTGGCATCCGCGCGGCATGCTGCTTCGGACCATTCTGGAGGATTTCGAGCGCAAGGAACACCTGAAGCGCGGCTACCAATTGGTCCAGGGGCCGCTGATCCTGAAAAGGGAGCTGTGGGAAAAGTCCGGCCACTACGACAACTACCGTGAAAACATGTATTTTACGGAGATCGAAGATCAGGCCTACGGCATCAAGCCCATGAACTGCCTGTCGCACATGATCATTTATAAGAGAAAGATCATGAGCTACCGCGACCTGCCCCAGCGGTATTTCGAGTTGGGCGTTGTACACCGGCATGAGAAGTCGGGCGTGCTTCACGGGTTGATGCGAGTGCGCACCTTCACCCAGGACGATGCGCATCTGATCTGCCGCCCGGATCAGGTCGAAGAGGAAATCCTTGATCTCATCAAATTTTATCAGGACATCTACGCCCTGTTCGACTACGAATTCGACGTGGAGCTGTCCACTCGCCCCGAAAAGTCCATTGGTTCCGACCAGGACTGGGAAGTGGCTACCGAAGGATTGCGTGTGGCGCTGGACAAATCGGGGATGGCTTATGCTATCAACGAAGGGGACGGAGCCTTCTACGGACCCAAGATCGACTTTCATCTGCGCGACTCCATCGGCCGCAGCTGGCAGTGCGGCACGATTCAGGTGGATTTCACCTTGCCAGAGCGGTTTGACATAGTATATGTCGGCGAAGATGGTGAAAGGCACCGCCCTGTGATGATTCATCGTGCCATGCTCGGCTCTATCGAACGCTTCATTGGCGTCTTGACGGAACACTGTGCAGGTGCGTATCCTGTATGGCTTGCTCCTGTACAGGCTCGGTTGCTGAACGTGACCGATGCGCAGGCTGATTTTATGAAAGAAGCCGAGGTCTTGTTGGCATCAAAGGGCATTCGCATCGAAGCTGATGCCCGCAACGAGAAGCTCGGATACAAGATACGGGAAGCTCAAGTTGAGAAGATCCCGTTCATGTTGGTAATCGGTGACAAA carries:
- a CDS encoding ferredoxin codes for the protein MGYTITIDTDKCTGDGECVDVCPVEVYELQDGKAVAVNEDECLGCESCVEVCESDAITVEEN
- a CDS encoding YkgJ family cysteine cluster protein encodes the protein MALDFTEYFKKYEAIVADVDAVFKKFENDMPDLVRCGKGCSDCCYALFDVTLVEAMYINAKFNEKFSGLERSAILNRADAADRQIYKLKRKVFKASQEGQPTNDILLEVAKARVRCPLLDDNDLCSIYENRPITCRLYGVPTSIGGEAHTCNKAGFKGGEKYPTVNMDIVLDKLLAIGKELRVGIGSRFKELGEMLLPVSMAIVTEYDEQYLGVEALKSPFVQTSPDEQEQPKEIIAPDAPKSAACATCTESKSSCESCGESIVLGGKD
- a CDS encoding aminopeptidase; this encodes MFTKEELKKYAETLWWGLTTARTKSYAPGDFVLLRFDADALPLAETMFDMLIEKGINPIPRQNMTANMELSFYGKGTEAQLTDIPAGDKEFAESLNGLISLIAPASLTHLQDVDSKRIGQAAVARKFMREIMEVREQTGDFGWTLCIYPTKALAEAAKLTMDEFKAQVVKACYLDDDNPPARWAEIFNEAEKVKAWLNSLAIEHLNIKSEHTDLTVVPGKDRRWLGVSGHNIPSFEIFLSPDWRGTEGIYYADQPSFRSGNFVEGVRLTFERGIAVKTEAKTGAEFVAKQLTLDEGANRLGEFSLTDRRFSKINAFMANTLFDENFGGPQGNCHVAVGASYADTYAGDQSSLDAAKKKELGFNDSALHWDLVNTEQKTVTATLKGGTEMVIYKDGEFLYE
- a CDS encoding DVU0298 family protein, which encodes MSRFRSAKKKIREILAGSDWQARLSELDEYRPGDIVPPLLNLRLDKDEAVRWRSATAFGLTVGRMAEASMEKARVVMRTLMWHMNEESGNLGWGIPHFMAEAMVNNRKVAKEFHKILVSYIFCDAECDGNFLDHPELRRDVYWGLARLAGVRPELVAHGERFLMVGLDDPDAHNRAYAAWVLGEIKAAGARDKLETLKDDGAEIRTFRNGEIVDTTVGRMVCEALEGVG
- the thrS gene encoding threonine--tRNA ligase — translated: MQIEVSGKQVELAEGATCADALQEGLSKKQFKNVVAARCEDAVIDLSTVVSETCTTIEPVFADSEEGLKVIRHSAAHLMAEAVKKLFPTAKVTIGPSITDGFYYDFDYERPFTPEDLEAIEKEMLSSVGANKDFVRTTMSAVDAKKLFSDMGETYKPEIMDDLGGDEFSIYTHGDFADLCRGPHVARTGMIKAFKLLSVAGAYWRGDEKNKQLQRIYGTAWQDPKALKQYLTRLEEAKKRDHRKLGKQLDLFSFSDEVGPGMSLWHPRGMLLRTILEDFERKEHLKRGYQLVQGPLILKRELWEKSGHYDNYRENMYFTEIEDQAYGIKPMNCLSHMIIYKRKIMSYRDLPQRYFELGVVHRHEKSGVLHGLMRVRTFTQDDAHLICRPDQVEEEILDLIKFYQDIYALFDYEFDVELSTRPEKSIGSDQDWEVATEGLRVALDKSGMAYAINEGDGAFYGPKIDFHLRDSIGRSWQCGTIQVDFTLPERFDIVYVGEDGERHRPVMIHRAMLGSIERFIGVLTEHCAGAYPVWLAPVQARLLNVTDAQADFMKEAEVLLASKGIRIEADARNEKLGYKIREAQVEKIPFMLVIGDKEVEAGCVNIRSRDGEDPGMVTLEEAAQLILDAAKAPFEAGGMSYSF
- a CDS encoding tetratricopeptide repeat protein, producing MEHFENVDEYIADLKAKLQANPSCGNTHYNLGVAYLSRRDFVEAEREFLDAVAHSPRMAEGYVQLGGIALQRDDLESCLNYNIQATQQRPFFAVPWGNIGFVLMQQGENDKAHKALKKALKLDPEFAQAQATMSSLLITMGEYEDADKLLKKILSQHAHFGPAWNNKAIVDAHFEKWDDAAKCIAKAEESGFDVPEEFKKEVAEKNK
- a CDS encoding VOC family protein, translating into MKPNNISPCIIVKDLDPARSFYPTHLDGRLFFDCGWYINFELGKGGPTLQFMQPQSPEHAEYQGGLIYNLRLETPTLVNETFERLNAAGLPIIMPLEDHPWGDRGFCTLDPYGVSLYVYADIEPSEEFRQYYL